Proteins found in one Microbacterium sp. SSM24 genomic segment:
- a CDS encoding DUF6457 domain-containing protein, whose translation MSDPSRTLPPEALDAWAAALRERFALAEADVPVAAVLDLTRDVANGVARPAAPLGAFVAGLVAGRAGTDPAEVRAALAAVAALAETWDA comes from the coding sequence ATGAGCGATCCGTCCCGCACCCTTCCCCCCGAGGCGCTCGACGCGTGGGCTGCGGCGCTGCGCGAGCGGTTCGCGCTCGCGGAAGCCGACGTCCCCGTCGCCGCGGTGCTCGACCTGACCCGTGACGTCGCGAACGGGGTCGCGCGGCCCGCAGCCCCGCTCGGCGCGTTCGTCGCCGGACTCGTCGCCGGGCGCGCTGGCACCGACCCCGCCGAGGTGCGCGCAGCGCTGGCCGCGGTGGCGGCGCTCGCCGAGACGTGGGACGCGTAG
- a CDS encoding MoaD/ThiS family protein, which translates to MAVVRYFAAAQDAAGRDTERRTETTLGELRRAVATEYPGLGGILPRCAVLVGGSRVGDDTALDADDLVDVLPPFAGG; encoded by the coding sequence GTGGCGGTCGTCCGCTACTTCGCCGCCGCCCAGGACGCCGCCGGGCGAGACACCGAGCGGCGCACCGAGACGACCCTCGGCGAGCTGCGCCGCGCGGTCGCGACCGAGTATCCCGGTCTCGGCGGCATCCTGCCCCGCTGCGCCGTGCTCGTCGGAGGCTCGCGCGTCGGCGACGACACCGCTCTGGACGCCGACGACCTCGTCGACGTGCTGCCGCCCTTCGCCGGGGGCTGA
- a CDS encoding molybdenum cofactor biosynthesis protein MoaE produces the protein MPVRLAAISAEPLDLDAHLAAVDDAAAGAVTTFVGRVRDHDPDAATPVVALEYSAHPDAEAALRRIAEDAVGGTGALVAVSHRVGRLEVGDAAVVIAVAAAHRAEAFEVCRAVIETIKTGLPVWKRQVESDGTATWLGLGG, from the coding sequence ATGCCGGTGCGTCTCGCGGCGATCAGCGCCGAGCCCCTCGATCTCGACGCGCACCTGGCCGCCGTCGACGACGCGGCGGCGGGCGCGGTGACGACCTTCGTCGGGCGCGTTCGGGATCACGATCCGGATGCCGCGACCCCGGTGGTCGCGCTCGAGTACTCCGCGCATCCCGACGCCGAGGCGGCGCTGCGCCGTATCGCCGAGGACGCGGTGGGCGGCACGGGTGCCCTGGTGGCCGTGTCGCACCGCGTGGGTCGGCTCGAGGTCGGAGACGCCGCCGTGGTCATCGCGGTGGCGGCGGCGCACCGGGCGGAGGCGTTCGAGGTGTGCCGCGCCGTCATCGAGACGATCAAGACCGGACTGCCGGTGTGGAAGCGTCAGGTCGAGTCCGACGGAACGGCCACCTGGCTCGGCCTCGGCGGCTGA